The Candidatus Nitrosocaldus cavascurensis genome segment ATTTGCAACGAATGCTGGATTGCTCAACTCATCATACTCTATAACCTCATGCCTTATACCTATCTCCCTTGCAACATTCTTTGCTTCTTCAAATTCATCCCTTGCAAGAGTTCTGTAATCTGCTGTTACTGCTAATGCACCATCATTTAGAGCATGATATGCAGCATATGCAACAACTGCGCTATCAACCCCGCCAGAGAATGCTACTATAACTCTAACCCTATCTCCAATCGAGTCATTGTAATTGTAAACGTTGTCTGCTGCCTTATTGGCATTGGTATTAGTATTGGTATTGAACCAAGAGATGAGTTCATTCAATCTACTCATGCATCTAACTCACCCATTACTCATCTATATTGTTAATTACTACTACTATCTTCAACATCAACAAGCATAGATGATATGCTCTTGTATGCCATCATATACGCTACCCTGTATGGTATACCAAGCATATCTGCCATGGATGCCACATCATCATACTCTGCCTTAACATGGATTATCCTTCCATTGCTATCCCTTACTACCTTTGCCCTGATCTTGAACTCCCTATCCTTTATCCTTACTGGCACATCAAGCACATCTCTACCAGCAAGTATGTACCTATCGTACTCTTGAACCCTAATGCCTAGAGTACCAGACTCCCTGAACATTATGCTTAGAAGGTTGCTCATAACATCCCTATCGCATAGCACTCTAAGTATGTATGATGGTCTACCCTTCTTCCCTATTACCTGTATAACAGATGCATCCCTTGCACCATTGCTCATAAGCCTATCAACCACACCTGCTATCAGTTCTCCCTCAACATCATCCAAGTTTGTTTCAAGCATGATTATAGTGTCTCTTGCATAACTCTCAGAGGCCTTGCCAAGCACAACCTTAAGCACGTTAGGTATGGATGTAAACTCCTGCATACCAGCACCGTAACCAACGTTTACACACTCAAATGCTGGATAGAAGTCTAGGGAGCATCTAGCAAGGTTTACAAGCATCGCTGCTCCTGTAGGGGTGGTTAGTTCATGTTCAACCGGTCCTCCTAAGAGTATGAACCTTTTCCCCTTGAATATCTCTAGTATGGCACTTGCTGGGTTGCTTACCATACCATGTGAGAAACTTACGTAACCACCTCCCACTGCAACCTTTGTAGCATATATCTCAACACTATCATTGAAGAGGTTGAGTTCCTGCAATACAAGTGCTGTACCAACTATATCAACTATAGTATCTGCACTAGATACCTCGTGTAGATGCACAGTAGATATATCCTCCATGTGTATAGTTGCTTCAGCCTTCACTATCTCCTCCATGCTCTTAAGAGCAAAATCCTTAGCCTTCTCGCTTAGAGAGAGATGCTTGCAGCATCTAGCAACTGCATCGTAAACCTCAACCCCTCTACGCTCCTCTTCCACCTGCTCATAAGAGATGCTTAACTGCAATGCTCTAAAGCCAGATCTACTAACCTGTTTAAATTCGAGATCCTTTATCCTTAACCAACCAACAGCATCCTGGCATGAGTATAGGCAATCTATAACCTTCCTCCTTGACTCTTGCGTAGCAAGATCCGCTAGGGATGATAGTAGCATATCACCAGATATCCCTGCAGTCTGACAGTCTATAACCACTCTATTATACATCTTCTCCTCTACTTTCTATGCAAATATATATAAATGATCTTGGAGGATGATGCACGATGATAACCATAGTAGGCTCTGGCAAGGTTGGTAGTTCGATAGCGCTTCAAGCAGGTATGAGGGAGGTTGATGATAGCATACTCCTGCTGGATATAATCAAGGGTCTTCCTCAAGGCGAGGCTATGGATATAAACCATACACTTGCAGAGCAGGGCAAGGATACTATCCTAAGAGGATCCAACGAGTATGCTGATATGCAAGGCTCTGATATAGTTGTTATAGTCGCTGGGGTTGGAAGGAAGCCAGGGATGACAAGGATGGATCTGCTTAATACAAATGCTGGGATAGTAAGGGATGTTGCAAGGAAGGTTGCAGAGTATGCAAGGGACTCCATAGTAATAACAGTAACCAACCCTCTAGACCCTATGACCTACATAACATGGAAGGTAACAAACTTCAAGCCAAGCAGGGTCATGGGTATGGGTAACCTGCTAGATCTCTCAAGGTTCAAGTCTTTCATTGCTGATGAGTTGAAGGTCTCAAGGCACTCTATACAGGCTCTAGTGATAGGGGAGCATGGAGAGAATATGCTCCCATTGGTTAGGTACTCTTCAATAGCGGGCATACCCCTTATGCATCTCATAAGCGCTGAGAAGGCAAAGGAGATTGTTGAGAAGACAAGAAAGGTTGCTGCAGAGGTTATAGCATTGAAGGGAGCAACCATATATGCTCCAGCAAATGCAGTTGCTGAGATGCTTGATGCAATAGCAAGGGATAGGAGGGCTATCATGCCTGTATGTGCATATCCTGATGGCAAGTATGGCATTAAAGATATCTGCATTGGTGTACCAGCAATGATAGGAGGAGAGGGTATAGAGGAGATAGTAGAGATTGAGCTTAATGATGAGGAGAGAGCAATATTCGATAACGGTGTAAAGGCTGTAAGAGAGGCTGTAAGATCTGTAGAGATATAAGTGTTCTACCATCAACATATCAACTATATACATCTTTCATCTAGCAAGAATCAGATAGATCTGCCATACTTTCACATTATTATTTATACTTATTGTATATTGTTACAAGCAAAGGTTAAAAACTAGTCAACCCACTCTATAGGTATGGATCATGGTAATGATAACTCTATAAATGTAGTAGTGATGGTTAAACTTGAGCCAGATCTATCAGAAGGGAATGTGAGTTACAATCCAGATGGTACATTAAACAGATCACAGACAAAGAACATCCTTGGGCCTCATAGTGCAATAGCATGCAGGGCAGCAATGTATGCTAAGGTATGCTATGATGCATGGGTTGCTGTATGCTCAATGGGTCCTCCTACTGCAGAGATAGCGCTCAAGGATGCAATGGCCATATGCTGTGCTGATGAACTCCACCTCTACAGCGATAGGATATTCGCTGGTGCTGATACACTTGCAACAGCAGAGACCATAAAGCATGGTATAATGAGGATGGGGAGGAGGATAGATCTTGTATTAAGTGGGCATAGGGCAGTTGATGGTGAGACTGGGCAGACTGGTCCTCAGACTGCATGGAAGCTTGGGTTCAACTTCATAGGCAATGTCATAGGCTACAGCATAGATGTGGAGAGGAGGATGGTAAGGGCGAGGAGGAAGATCTATCTACCTAGCCTATATACAGTGCTGGAGGATGTAGAATGCCCATTACCAGCACTCATTGCTTTAGATCCAAGTTACAAGGATGAGTATAGAAAGGTATCTGAGAGGCTAAGGTATGCTAGATTTGAGAAGGAGGCTAGAAGGAGGGTTATGGATTACAAGAGTTACCTTAGGATATGGAGTGCAAAGGACCTTGGTGTTGATGTAAAGTATGTAGGGCTTGCTGGCTCTCCTACTATAGTATACAAGGTAGAGAAGATACCAAAGGTAAAGGCAAGTAGGAGGGCAAGGGTTGTTGATCCAAGCAATGTCGATGAGTTGAGGGAGGTTGGTAACCTCATCCTAAACATAACATGGGGTGAGAGGTAGTAGAGGAAGGAGATGGATGAATGAATGAATGGAGTAAGGATGGAGTAAGGATGGAGGAGAGAGGGAGGGGTTAGTCATGAGGTATCAGCATATGTTTGTGCTATTCGAGCATGATGATGGCAATGTACTCAACGTTAGTTATGAGATGCTTGGTGAAGCAAGGAGGCTCATGGATGGCTTCAATAGGAGGTATGCTCTGAATGAGAAGGTTATAGCAATACTCCTAGGGCATAACGTAAGGGAACTTGCATATAGAGCAATAGATGCTGGTGCAGATGCAGTTATACTTGCAGATCATGAGGAGTTAAGGTATCCAAGGGTTAACCTGTACACAAAGGTTATATGCTCAATAGTAAGGGATAGGATGCTTGTAAAGCAGGCAGAACCAAGCACAAGTGATGAGTATGTTAAGCCAAGGTACATGCTCTTTGGTGCTGATAGCATAGGCAGGCATATATCAGCAACAGTGCTAGCAGAGTTGGAGTCTGGGCTTGCATCTGATGTAAACAAACTTGTGATAGATGATGTTATGATAAC includes the following:
- a CDS encoding malate dehydrogenase, whose protein sequence is MITIVGSGKVGSSIALQAGMREVDDSILLLDIIKGLPQGEAMDINHTLAEQGKDTILRGSNEYADMQGSDIVVIVAGVGRKPGMTRMDLLNTNAGIVRDVARKVAEYARDSIVITVTNPLDPMTYITWKVTNFKPSRVMGMGNLLDLSRFKSFIADELKVSRHSIQALVIGEHGENMLPLVRYSSIAGIPLMHLISAEKAKEIVEKTRKVAAEVIALKGATIYAPANAVAEMLDAIARDRRAIMPVCAYPDGKYGIKDICIGVPAMIGGEGIEEIVEIELNDEERAIFDNGVKAVREAVRSVEI
- a CDS encoding electron transfer flavoprotein subunit beta/FixA family protein, translated to MDHGNDNSINVVVMVKLEPDLSEGNVSYNPDGTLNRSQTKNILGPHSAIACRAAMYAKVCYDAWVAVCSMGPPTAEIALKDAMAICCADELHLYSDRIFAGADTLATAETIKHGIMRMGRRIDLVLSGHRAVDGETGQTGPQTAWKLGFNFIGNVIGYSIDVERRMVRARRKIYLPSLYTVLEDVECPLPALIALDPSYKDEYRKVSERLRYARFEKEARRRVMDYKSYLRIWSAKDLGVDVKYVGLAGSPTIVYKVEKIPKVKASRRARVVDPSNVDELREVGNLILNITWGER
- the larC gene encoding nickel pincer cofactor biosynthesis protein LarC codes for the protein MYNRVVIDCQTAGISGDMLLSSLADLATQESRRKVIDCLYSCQDAVGWLRIKDLEFKQVSRSGFRALQLSISYEQVEEERRGVEVYDAVARCCKHLSLSEKAKDFALKSMEEIVKAEATIHMEDISTVHLHEVSSADTIVDIVGTALVLQELNLFNDSVEIYATKVAVGGGYVSFSHGMVSNPASAILEIFKGKRFILLGGPVEHELTTPTGAAMLVNLARCSLDFYPAFECVNVGYGAGMQEFTSIPNVLKVVLGKASESYARDTIIMLETNLDDVEGELIAGVVDRLMSNGARDASVIQVIGKKGRPSYILRVLCDRDVMSNLLSIMFRESGTLGIRVQEYDRYILAGRDVLDVPVRIKDREFKIRAKVVRDSNGRIIHVKAEYDDVASMADMLGIPYRVAYMMAYKSISSMLVDVEDSSSN